A genomic stretch from Acidobacteriota bacterium includes:
- the pal gene encoding peptidoglycan-associated lipoprotein Pal, which translates to MKKLVICLLAVMLVLSFSVACKKKPKEVPPPPPQAQEQPKVEKVEAPVVQEPQLTEEELFLQKSLDQINREKPLGTIYFDYDRAVVRTDAQGTLDANAAWMKKFKTAKVLVEGHCDERGTEEYNLALGEKRAKAAQDYLLSTGVAAGRLKIISYGKSQPVNPGHDESAWQMNRRAQFVVIEK; encoded by the coding sequence ATGAAAAAGCTCGTTATCTGTCTGCTCGCAGTCATGCTCGTCCTATCATTCTCCGTCGCGTGCAAGAAGAAACCCAAGGAAGTCCCGCCCCCTCCGCCGCAGGCCCAGGAACAGCCCAAGGTCGAGAAGGTCGAGGCGCCCGTCGTCCAGGAGCCGCAGCTGACCGAAGAAGAGCTCTTCCTCCAGAAGTCGCTCGATCAGATCAACCGCGAGAAGCCCCTCGGCACGATCTATTTCGATTACGACCGCGCCGTCGTCCGCACTGACGCCCAGGGCACGCTGGACGCCAACGCCGCCTGGATGAAGAAGTTCAAGACGGCCAAGGTCCTGGTCGAAGGCCACTGCGACGAACGCGGCACCGAGGAATACAACCTCGCCCTCGGCGAGAAGCGGGCCAAGGCCGCCCAGGACTATCTCCTGTCCACGGGCGTCGCGGCCGGCCGGCTCAAGATCATCTCCTACGGCAAGAGCCAGCCCGTCAATCCCGGACACGACGAAAGCGCCTGGCAGATGAACCGCCGGGCCCAGTTCGTCGTCATCGAGAAGTAA
- the tolB gene encoding Tol-Pal system beta propeller repeat protein TolB, producing MRDPKYVIAIPILLAAAALGPVPAARAQQEVVLKISEGMPMIPLALPEFVVRGSSPAAQAAAQEIRQALSDDIKYTRIFQLLPKEYYGYIRPLDPDKIMFKDWDSIQARLLVTGEVREDAGRIVFDGKIYDVKSERFIVGKRYQAEKNGLRLVAHKMADELLKLHGEKPIFTTKIAFVSNRDGNDEIYMMDYDGANPTRVTFNKIKDYMPAWSPDQRTIAFTSYRGGNAGLYLRNIYEGTETAVSTKGTNYSAAFSPDGKKLAFCSTMAEEGNADIFVMDLETKKIKRLTYNAAIETAPSWSPTGREIAFTTDRLGQGSPQIYIMDAEGSNVRKASFGGNYHDAPAWAPTSERIAFVSRVDSTFDIYVLNLRTNQISKLTENNMRNESPSWSPDGRHLVFASNLSGSVQIYTVDYDGTNLRRLTDRGENKLPNWTN from the coding sequence ATGAGAGACCCAAAATACGTCATCGCCATCCCCATCCTCCTCGCCGCCGCCGCGCTCGGCCCGGTCCCCGCGGCCCGCGCCCAGCAGGAGGTCGTCCTGAAGATCAGCGAGGGCATGCCCATGATCCCGCTGGCCCTGCCCGAGTTCGTCGTCCGCGGCTCTTCGCCCGCGGCCCAGGCCGCCGCGCAGGAGATCCGCCAGGCCCTCTCGGACGACATCAAGTACACGCGCATCTTCCAGCTCCTGCCCAAGGAGTACTACGGCTACATCCGGCCGCTCGACCCGGACAAGATCATGTTCAAGGACTGGGACTCCATCCAGGCCCGGCTGCTGGTCACGGGCGAGGTCCGCGAGGACGCCGGCCGGATCGTCTTCGACGGCAAGATCTACGACGTCAAGAGCGAGCGCTTCATCGTCGGCAAGCGCTACCAGGCCGAGAAGAACGGCCTGCGCCTGGTCGCCCACAAGATGGCCGACGAGCTCCTCAAGCTCCACGGCGAAAAGCCCATCTTCACGACCAAGATCGCGTTCGTCTCCAACCGCGACGGCAACGACGAGATCTACATGATGGACTACGACGGGGCCAACCCGACCCGGGTGACCTTCAACAAGATCAAGGACTACATGCCGGCCTGGTCCCCGGACCAGCGGACCATCGCTTTCACCTCTTATCGCGGCGGCAACGCCGGGCTGTACCTGCGCAACATCTACGAGGGCACGGAGACGGCTGTCTCGACCAAGGGGACGAACTACTCGGCGGCCTTCTCGCCGGACGGCAAGAAGCTGGCCTTCTGCTCGACCATGGCCGAGGAGGGCAACGCCGACATCTTCGTCATGGACCTCGAGACGAAGAAGATCAAGCGCCTGACCTACAACGCCGCCATCGAGACGGCGCCGTCCTGGTCGCCGACCGGCCGCGAGATCGCCTTCACCACCGACCGCCTGGGCCAGGGCAGTCCCCAGATCTACATCATGGACGCCGAGGGCTCGAACGTGCGCAAGGCCAGCTTCGGCGGCAACTACCACGACGCGCCGGCCTGGGCGCCGACGAGCGAGCGCATCGCCTTCGTCTCGCGCGTCGACAGCACCTTCGACATCTACGTCCTCAACCTGCGGACCAACCAGATCAGCAAGCTGACCGAGAACAACATGCGCAACGAGTCGCCAAGCTGGTCGCCCGACGGCCGCCATCTCGTCTTCGCCTCGAACCTCTCGGGCTCCGTCCAGATCTACACCGTCGACTACGACGGGACCAACCTCCGGCGGCTGACCGACCGCGGCGAGAACAAGCTCCCCAACTGGACGAACTAG
- a CDS encoding energy transducer TonB: MISALLHAVLIVLVAASPSFSRRPPKGLVQYVNFIGGGGGGTGGGPGGGSGGTGGGGSAAARTEPPPAAKKPALRDLTVASKLKAEPATSLTHPVDKPKAVKKKTAEKKAAITRPEPAAPTAADAVNAAAAAATSGSGFGLRFGAGGGGTGGGVGGTGTGGGGFGGGTGAGDPFGVAGFPFQFYLQMISDKITANWFQALVDPGVGGLLQTQVYFRIYKNGSISDVKIEVSSGIEAFDLSARRAIQTAAPFASLPNEYDGQYLGITLVFEHAK, from the coding sequence ATGATCTCGGCCCTCCTCCACGCCGTCCTCATCGTGCTCGTCGCCGCCTCCCCGTCCTTCTCGCGCCGGCCGCCGAAGGGCCTGGTCCAGTACGTCAACTTCATCGGCGGCGGTGGCGGCGGCACGGGCGGCGGGCCCGGCGGAGGGAGCGGAGGGACCGGGGGCGGCGGGAGCGCGGCCGCCAGGACCGAGCCCCCGCCGGCGGCGAAGAAGCCGGCCCTGCGCGACCTGACCGTGGCGTCCAAGCTCAAGGCCGAGCCCGCGACCTCCCTGACCCACCCGGTCGACAAGCCCAAGGCGGTTAAGAAGAAGACGGCCGAGAAGAAAGCGGCCATCACCAGGCCCGAGCCCGCGGCCCCGACGGCCGCCGACGCCGTCAACGCCGCGGCGGCCGCCGCGACAAGCGGCTCCGGCTTCGGCCTCCGCTTCGGCGCGGGCGGCGGCGGGACCGGCGGAGGAGTCGGAGGGACCGGGACCGGGGGCGGCGGCTTCGGCGGCGGGACCGGCGCCGGCGACCCCTTCGGCGTGGCCGGCTTCCCCTTCCAGTTCTATCTCCAGATGATCTCCGACAAGATCACGGCCAACTGGTTCCAGGCCCTGGTCGACCCCGGCGTCGGCGGGCTGCTCCAGACCCAGGTCTATTTCCGCATTTATAAAAACGGCTCGATCTCCGACGTCAAGATCGAGGTTTCCAGCGGGATCGAGGCCTTCGATCTCTCGGCCCGCAGGGCCATCCAGACCGCGGCGCCCTTCGCGTCCCTCCCGAACGAGTACGACGGACAGTACCTCGGGATCACCCTCGTCTTCGAGCACGCCAAATGA
- a CDS encoding biopolymer transporter ExbD, whose amino-acid sequence MALSTQGLPSISHRRQVGTHLSEINVTPFIDVMLVLLVIFMVTAPMMQSGIGINLPQAETDTKPAEEGLTLTVTRDGYVHIGESTININLLERRLTEYFYNKPKKVVFLQADKDLPYGVVVRIMDITKKAGIELVGIITEPVDVKDKNR is encoded by the coding sequence ATGGCTCTTAGCACCCAGGGCCTGCCTTCCATCTCGCACCGGCGCCAGGTCGGCACGCACCTGTCCGAGATCAACGTCACGCCCTTCATCGACGTCATGCTGGTCCTGCTCGTCATCTTCATGGTCACCGCGCCCATGATGCAGTCGGGCATCGGCATCAACCTGCCCCAGGCCGAGACCGACACCAAGCCGGCCGAGGAGGGGCTGACGCTCACGGTCACCAGGGACGGCTACGTCCACATCGGCGAATCGACCATCAACATCAACCTCCTCGAGCGCCGGCTGACCGAATACTTCTATAACAAGCCGAAAAAGGTGGTCTTCCTCCAGGCCGACAAGGACCTGCCTTACGGCGTCGTCGTCCGCATCATGGACATCACCAAGAAGGCGGGCATCGAGCTGGTCGGCATCATCACCGAACCCGTCGACGTCAAAGACAAGAACCGATGA
- the tolQ gene encoding protein TolQ, which translates to MNINIFKIIADADIVVKLILLVLVFFSVFSWAIIFFKLKTLKAANRQSGRFLEAFRRSKSLTEVNDAAKRLRASPLALIFLAGNKELAYQSKSTGENGWTHEKTESLSRALLKASNNEVARLEKMMFFLATTGSVSPFIGLFGTVWGIMISFIRIGAMRSASLQVVAPGIAEALIATAVGLFAAVPAVIAYNYFLGRIKDLIADMEDFSLEFLSIAERLHGS; encoded by the coding sequence ATGAATATCAATATCTTCAAGATCATCGCCGACGCCGACATCGTCGTCAAGCTGATCCTGCTCGTCCTCGTTTTCTTCTCCGTCTTCTCGTGGGCCATCATCTTTTTCAAGCTGAAGACCCTCAAGGCCGCGAACCGGCAGTCGGGCCGGTTCCTCGAAGCCTTCCGCCGGAGCAAGAGCCTGACCGAGGTCAACGACGCCGCCAAGAGGCTCCGGGCCAGCCCGCTGGCCCTCATCTTCCTGGCCGGCAACAAGGAGCTCGCCTACCAGTCCAAGTCGACCGGCGAGAACGGCTGGACCCATGAGAAGACCGAGAGCCTCAGCCGGGCCCTGCTCAAGGCCTCCAACAACGAGGTCGCGCGCCTGGAGAAGATGATGTTCTTCCTGGCCACGACCGGCAGCGTCTCGCCGTTCATCGGCCTGTTCGGCACGGTCTGGGGCATCATGATCTCGTTCATCCGCATCGGGGCCATGCGTTCGGCCAGCCTCCAGGTCGTCGCCCCGGGCATCGCCGAGGCCCTCATCGCCACGGCCGTGGGCCTGTTCGCGGCCGTGCCGGCCGTCATCGCCTACAACTATTTCCTGGGCCGGATCAAGGACCTCATCGCCGACATGGAGGACTTCTCCCTCGAATTCCTGAGCATCGCCGAGAGGCTCCATGGCTCTTAG
- a CDS encoding APC family permease: protein MRVWRRLRTLVLGGEKDVRDPGTFHRMALIAFFAWVGLGADGLSSANYGPPEAFLSLGDHRHLALYLAIMTALTVITISASYSQIIELFPTGGGGYVVATKLLGPIFGLVSGCALIVDYMLTISISISSGVEAVLSFLPPGWFQYKLTFILVITLGLILLNLRGVKESVAALTPIFLIFFVSHAALILYGIFSHVAATPTLFADTIRETRQGIQQLGFGAMAFILLRGYSLGAGTYTGIEAVSNGLQILRPPQVKTGKKTMAYMALSLSFTAGGLLICYLLTNVQHVAGKTLNASLIEALLGTWTIGGFPLGVWLLGIILVSEGAILFVAAQTGFIDGPRVLGNMAIDSWVPNRFMHLSERLVVQNGILFMGLASILILVLTRGSVQTLIVMYSINVFITFSLSQLGMCLHWVKTKAPRRGRKFSINFIGLIMSLSILAVTVAIKFREGGWITLVITAALIAVCLFIRRHYDQVKEMMKRLDAVMAQVQQMARRHEAPVRDDSAPTAVLFVRSFGGLGIHSFLNIHRFFPNYFKNFVFVSIGVVDWKNFKGAEEIKNLEGHIGVDLEKYVRMANDFGFYAEAIQSVETDTLPAIEALAEDIQRRHPKAVFFVGKLVFEEENVFTRFLHNQTAFSIQRILQFKGIPTIVLPIRVIKAK, encoded by the coding sequence GTGAGGGTCTGGCGCCGGCTCAGAACGCTCGTCCTCGGCGGCGAAAAGGACGTCCGCGATCCCGGGACGTTCCACCGGATGGCCCTGATCGCCTTCTTCGCCTGGGTCGGGCTGGGGGCCGACGGGCTGAGCTCGGCCAACTACGGGCCGCCGGAGGCCTTCCTGTCGCTGGGCGACCACCGGCACCTGGCCCTCTACCTGGCCATCATGACCGCGCTGACGGTCATCACCATCTCGGCCAGCTATTCGCAGATCATCGAGCTCTTCCCGACGGGCGGCGGCGGCTACGTCGTGGCCACCAAGCTGCTCGGGCCGATCTTCGGCCTCGTCTCCGGCTGCGCCCTGATCGTCGATTACATGCTGACGATCAGCATCTCCATCTCGAGCGGCGTCGAGGCGGTGCTGAGCTTCCTGCCGCCCGGCTGGTTCCAGTACAAGCTGACCTTCATCCTGGTCATCACGCTCGGCCTGATCCTCCTCAATCTCCGGGGGGTCAAGGAATCGGTGGCCGCGCTGACGCCGATCTTCCTCATCTTCTTCGTCTCGCACGCCGCGCTCATCCTCTACGGCATCTTCTCGCACGTCGCGGCGACCCCGACGCTCTTCGCCGACACGATCCGGGAGACGCGGCAGGGCATCCAGCAGCTGGGATTCGGGGCCATGGCCTTCATCCTCCTGCGCGGCTACAGCCTCGGGGCCGGCACCTACACGGGGATCGAGGCGGTCTCGAACGGGCTCCAGATCCTGCGCCCGCCGCAGGTGAAGACGGGCAAGAAGACGATGGCCTACATGGCCCTCTCCCTGTCGTTCACGGCCGGCGGCCTGCTCATCTGCTACCTGCTGACGAACGTTCAGCACGTCGCCGGCAAGACCCTGAACGCCTCGCTCATCGAAGCGCTCCTCGGGACCTGGACGATCGGGGGCTTCCCGCTGGGGGTCTGGCTCCTCGGGATCATCCTGGTGTCCGAGGGCGCCATCCTGTTCGTCGCCGCCCAGACGGGCTTCATCGACGGGCCGCGGGTCCTGGGGAACATGGCCATCGACTCCTGGGTGCCGAACCGGTTCATGCACCTGTCGGAGCGGCTGGTCGTCCAGAACGGCATCCTGTTCATGGGCCTGGCCTCGATCCTCATCCTCGTCCTGACCAGGGGCTCGGTCCAGACCCTCATCGTCATGTACAGCATCAACGTCTTCATCACCTTCTCGCTGTCCCAGCTCGGGATGTGCCTCCATTGGGTGAAGACGAAGGCGCCCCGCCGGGGCCGGAAATTCTCCATCAACTTCATCGGCCTGATCATGTCCCTGTCCATCCTGGCCGTGACGGTGGCCATCAAGTTCAGGGAGGGGGGCTGGATCACCCTGGTGATCACGGCGGCCCTGATCGCCGTCTGCCTCTTCATCCGCCGGCACTACGACCAGGTCAAGGAGATGATGAAGCGCCTTGACGCCGTCATGGCCCAGGTCCAGCAGATGGCCCGGCGGCACGAGGCGCCGGTCCGGGACGACAGCGCCCCGACGGCCGTGCTGTTCGTGCGGAGCTTCGGCGGCCTGGGCATCCACTCGTTCCTCAACATCCACCGCTTCTTCCCCAACTACTTCAAGAACTTCGTCTTCGTCTCCATCGGGGTCGTGGACTGGAAGAACTTCAAGGGGGCCGAGGAGATAAAGAACCTGGAGGGCCATATCGGCGTCGATCTGGAGAAGTACGTCCGGATGGCCAACGACTTCGGCTTCTACGCCGAGGCCATCCAGTCGGTCGAGACCGACACGCTGCCGGCGATCGAGGCGCTGGCCGAGGACATCCAGCGCCGGCACCCCAAGGCCGTCTTCTTCGTCGGCAAGCTCGTGTTCGAGGAGGAGAACGTGTTCACCCGCTTCCTCCACAACCAGACGGCCTTCAGCATCCAGCGCATCCTGCAGTTCAAGGGCATCCCGACGATCGTCCTGCCCATCCGCGTCATCAAGGCGAAATAG
- a CDS encoding DEAD/DEAH box helicase yields the protein MSKEEKILRSLKLLKDIGYKSDSIKAIKHLPAQEGQYRDYPDDVHPALREALAAKGFTRLFSHQRSSWEALKEGKNIVVVTPTASGKTLCYNLPVLDAILKDPSARALYLFPTKALSQDQQSELDDINGRLPEEIRVFTYDGDTPQDARKAIRARGHIVLTNPDMLHAGILPHHTKWIKLFENLKYIVIDELHNYRGIFGSHLANVLRRLKRIARFYGANPQFILCTATIANPAEMAEKMIEAPVALVDDNGAPRGGKYFVFYTPPVVNAALGIRRSYVGESRRVASIFLKNGLQTIVFAGSRLITEVLLTYLKEDIETSIQKEGLVRGYRGGYLPIKRREIEKGLRTGEILGVVSTNALELGIDIGTLDVAVLAGYPGTIASTWQRAGRAGRKSGLSAAVLVATSSPLDQFIINNPDYFFSRSPEMALINPDNLSILISHIECAAFELPFEDGEKFGRAEIGPILEYLEEDKILHHSKDKWFFTSEAYPADAISLRSISSDNFVVVDVTGEPRVIAEVDFTSALTALHPKAIYIVEGEQFFVEKLDFEERKAYVKKTDIDYYTDAIDYTKITILDLFEKKGLEGGTGRLSHGEVHVATQVVGFKKIKFHTMENVGAGDLQLPQNEMHTTAYWLTVPSALMQALPFPAEQRVNGLFGLSYLIHHVSPLFMMCDLHDVGVSIGDNASGEPVRQLTPQARAAAQAGDEMPIALDPDFEPNIFIYDNYPGGIGLSPSLFALGPRLLEHALRTLEACPCRDGCPSCVGATNESGREAKSVARAILQGLLGVEAPRPPLVN from the coding sequence ATGTCCAAAGAAGAGAAGATCCTCCGGTCGCTCAAGCTGCTCAAGGACATCGGCTACAAGAGCGACTCGATCAAGGCCATCAAGCACCTGCCGGCCCAGGAGGGACAGTACCGGGACTACCCGGACGACGTCCACCCGGCCCTGCGCGAGGCCCTGGCGGCCAAGGGCTTCACCCGCCTCTTCTCCCACCAGCGTTCGAGCTGGGAGGCGCTGAAGGAGGGCAAGAACATCGTCGTCGTGACGCCGACGGCCTCGGGCAAGACGCTCTGCTACAACCTGCCGGTCCTCGACGCCATCCTCAAGGACCCCTCGGCCCGGGCCCTCTACCTCTTCCCGACCAAGGCCCTGTCCCAGGACCAGCAGTCCGAGCTCGACGACATCAACGGCCGGCTGCCCGAGGAGATCCGGGTCTTCACCTACGACGGCGACACGCCCCAGGACGCCCGCAAGGCCATCCGGGCCCGCGGCCACATAGTCCTGACCAACCCGGACATGCTCCACGCCGGCATCCTGCCCCACCACACCAAGTGGATCAAGCTGTTCGAGAACCTCAAGTACATCGTCATCGACGAGCTCCACAACTACCGCGGCATCTTCGGCAGCCACCTGGCCAACGTCTTGCGGCGGCTGAAGCGGATCGCCAGGTTCTACGGCGCGAACCCGCAGTTCATCCTCTGCACCGCGACGATAGCCAACCCGGCCGAGATGGCCGAGAAGATGATCGAGGCGCCGGTCGCGCTCGTCGACGACAACGGCGCGCCGCGGGGCGGCAAGTACTTCGTCTTCTACACGCCGCCGGTCGTCAACGCCGCCCTGGGCATCCGCCGCTCCTACGTCGGCGAGTCGCGGCGGGTGGCCTCGATCTTCCTCAAGAACGGGCTCCAGACGATCGTCTTCGCCGGCAGCCGCCTGATCACCGAGGTCCTCCTGACCTACCTCAAGGAGGACATCGAGACCAGCATCCAGAAGGAGGGCCTCGTCCGCGGCTACCGGGGCGGCTACCTGCCGATCAAGCGGCGGGAGATCGAGAAGGGCCTGCGGACCGGCGAGATCCTGGGCGTCGTCTCGACCAACGCCCTCGAGCTCGGCATCGACATCGGCACGCTCGACGTCGCCGTGCTGGCCGGCTACCCGGGGACGATCGCCAGCACCTGGCAGCGGGCCGGCCGGGCCGGCCGCAAGTCGGGCCTGTCGGCGGCCGTGCTCGTGGCCACGAGCTCGCCGCTCGACCAGTTCATCATCAACAACCCGGACTACTTCTTCTCCCGGTCGCCGGAGATGGCCCTGATCAACCCGGACAACCTCTCGATCCTCATCAGCCACATCGAGTGCGCCGCCTTCGAGCTGCCGTTCGAGGACGGCGAGAAGTTCGGCCGGGCCGAGATCGGCCCCATCCTCGAGTACCTCGAGGAGGACAAGATCCTCCATCACTCCAAGGACAAGTGGTTCTTCACCTCGGAGGCCTACCCGGCCGACGCCATCAGCCTGCGCAGCATCAGCTCGGACAACTTCGTCGTCGTCGACGTCACCGGGGAGCCGCGGGTCATCGCCGAGGTCGACTTCACCTCGGCCCTGACGGCCCTGCACCCCAAGGCCATCTACATCGTCGAGGGCGAGCAGTTCTTCGTCGAGAAGCTCGACTTCGAGGAGCGCAAAGCCTACGTCAAGAAGACCGACATCGACTACTACACGGACGCCATCGACTACACCAAGATCACCATCCTCGACCTGTTCGAGAAGAAGGGGCTCGAGGGCGGGACGGGCCGCCTCTCCCACGGCGAGGTCCACGTGGCCACCCAGGTCGTCGGGTTCAAGAAGATCAAGTTCCACACCATGGAGAACGTCGGGGCGGGCGACCTGCAGCTGCCCCAGAACGAGATGCACACGACGGCCTACTGGCTGACCGTGCCCTCGGCCCTCATGCAGGCCCTGCCCTTCCCGGCCGAGCAGCGGGTCAACGGCCTGTTCGGCCTGTCCTACCTCATCCACCACGTCTCGCCGCTGTTCATGATGTGCGACCTCCACGACGTCGGCGTGTCGATCGGCGACAACGCCTCGGGCGAACCCGTCCGGCAGCTGACCCCCCAGGCCCGGGCGGCGGCCCAGGCCGGCGACGAGATGCCGATCGCGCTGGACCCGGACTTCGAGCCCAACATCTTCATCTACGACAATTACCCCGGCGGCATCGGGCTCAGTCCGTCGCTCTTCGCCCTCGGGCCCAGGCTCCTCGAACACGCCCTGCGGACCCTCGAGGCCTGCCCCTGCCGCGACGGCTGCCCCTCGTGCGTCGGGGCCACCAACGAGAGCGGCCGGGAGGCCAAGTCGGTCGCCCGGGCCATCCTGCAGGGCCTGCTGGGCGTCGAGGCGCCGCGCCCTCCTCTGGTCAATTAA